Within Planctomycetota bacterium, the genomic segment ATGTCTTTCGTAGCGCGGGGCCTTGGGCCCCGCGCTGTTTGTGCGCGGGGGATAAACCCCCGCGCTACAAAAGAGCACGCCCGTCCTCCTTTTCGGCCTACACGATCCCCTCGCCGAAGGACGAGGGCGGGGGCGGCTTGCCCTCGCCGAACGAACCTTCTTCCTTCTTATCGTCCTCTTTGAGGGCGTCGCCCCAGTCCACTTCGTCGTCCAGGGGCGTCGCCGAAGACTCGTCGGACACCGGCGGCTCGGCGGTCGGCGCGTCCGGCTCGGCGGCCGGCGCGTCCGGCTCGCCCGCCCGCTTCCGTTCCTCCTCGTACGCCTCCAGGATAATCTGCTGGAGGCGGTTTCGGCACTCGGTGTTGATCGGGTGGGCAACGTCGGCGTGGAGTTTGCCCTGGGCCTCCTCGTCCGAGACGCGCCTCTCCGGAAGGCGCGCGCCGCAGTCGTTGCAAAACTTGGCGCGGAG encodes:
- a CDS encoding SpoVG family protein; the encoded protein is MKVTNVTVKLSPHSSDRLKGFGTMTLDNEFVVRDLKIIEGTSGLFVAMPSRKLTDHCPKCRGKNHLRAKFCNDCGARLPERRVSDEEAQGKLHADVAHPINTECRNRLQQIILEAYEEERKRAGEPDAPAAEPDAPTAEPPVSDESSATPLDDEVDWGDALKEDDKKEEGSFGEGKPPPPSSFGEGIV